The genomic region TGTATTGGGGATTAAAGTTGTAGTATCCGTTGTTCCGCAATGAAATCGAAATTCTTTCCCTTTCACTTTGCAATAAGGACACCGAATAAATGTCTCCGGATTTAATTTGAAATTCTGTACTGTCTCTGAATATGAAGTCGCGAATTTCAGTATCTGAAATATTGTAACTGATGTTTCTGATTTTATAGGGCTTGCCGGATTTTAATGTGTATATGACTTTTGCCTTTTTCTTTTTGTAAATAGTGGTGTCATTTATATCAGCATTGAAGTAACCATTGTTCTGAAAGAAAATGGAAATCTGCTGTGTGGATTTAAAAGTGAGCCCGGTATCCAATAAAACGGGCTGCTCACCAATCGCCGTTTTCAGCCATTTTTTAAATTTTGTCTCCTTACCGATTTGCGAGAGATTGTACACACCAAGGTGAAACCTGAATATACCCAGAATCTTTCTGTTCGGTTTTTGCTTAATAATCGAATTGACGTTCTCATTAAATTCTGTTCGGTCAGATTTAATAATATTTTTGTCCAGCAAGTGCTGCCCCTCCGGAATGGATCGGGTAACATTGCAGGCACCGGCAAGCATTAAAAATGCCGGCAATAGTGCTGAATATAAAATATAAGATAGTTTCCCGTTCCTCATAGCACGGCGGGTGTAAATGTACGGATCAGAACCTTATAACCTGATATGATTTCAAAAGCAGTTATTAAACATCTGCGCTCACTGCAGTTGAAGAAGAGGAGAGATGAACTTGGACTCTTTCCGGTAGAAGGCCCTAAGTTGGTGATGGAACTGCTGCGAAATAAGTCCTGGAAAGTAAATGAACTCTATGCTACAGACGAATGGGAGGCACCTTTCGAACTATCTGCCATAGAAGTAGTAAGAGTTTCGGACACTGAATTGAATCAGATTTCCGGTCAGCAGCAGCCGAATAAAGTTTTGGCAGTGGCTGAAATGAAATTAGTCAATGAGGAACATTCAATTCCTTCCTCAGGATTTTACTTACTCCTGGATCAGATACGTGACCCTGGAAATTTAGGTACCATTATTCGTATCGCGGATTGGTTTGGTGTGGATGGAGTATTCTGCTCGTTCGATACGGTGGATTGTTATAACCCCAAAGTAGTTCAATCCTCCATGGGAAGCTTATTTCGTGTGGTACCTGTTTATATTTCGCTTGAAAAACTTCTTGCAGATAATGCGCAATCAGCTAAATTGGCAGTATACTCCTCTCATCTTCAAGGAGATAATTTGTTTTCAGCCGATCTGAAGAAGGATGCTTTTGTGGTAATGGGTAATGAAAGTCGTGGTGTTGAGCCCGCACTCAATCCATTTATAACAAAATCAATTCTAATCCCATCAAAAAGTGGTCTCAATGAAAAAGCGGAATCACTGAATGTCGCTGTCGCCACAGGTATTGTATGTTCCGAATGGCTAAGAAGGTTTAGTAGCTGACTTTTAATTAATTAGTGATGTGAAGAGCGGCTATTGTTAGGAGTTACAGTTCAAATACACGTTAAGGCTGATGTGATTTTCAAAATTTTACTTTTCAAACTGAATATAAAAATCAATTCAATTTAGAGGGAACTACCATCTTGAATTCAGGTATTTTAACAAAAAAAAGCTTTTTATCATATTGGCGCTCCATCAAATAGGTGCCGAACATTTTTCCTAATTCCGTGTTCAGATTGCATCCGGAAACGTAGCGATAGGTTTCGCCCGGGGCAATATACGGTTGTTCTCCCACAACTCCTTCTCCTTCAACCTCCCGACGGGTGTTATCGGAATCAACGATATACCAATGCCTTCTTTTTAACCGAATGGCCTGCTCACTATCGTTTTTGATCGTGATCCGATAAGCAAATACATAATGTGATTGCGCCGGGTTACTATGAGTGGGCTGATAAAATGTCTCCACACTTACCCTGATTCCTGCTGTTACTTCGGTAAAAATTGCCATGTTTGTTATGTGTCCTCCAAAAATATAGACATCACTTGAATTTAACAACAGATTTTGACCAACTAACTGATAGAGATGGTAAAGGAACTAATTTAGATGGAGTAATTTAAAATCCTCCCGAAAAGGCTTTTAAATAACCGATCAGACGGGAATACCGGACGCCGGTTTCATTCCAATAAACAAAGATATCGTATTCATTACGAGTTTCATAATGACTTCCTTCCGTCTCTAAAACACTGTTATCCTTGTTTTTGCCTTCTATGCTGTAGCGGTAATTATAATAACCTTGCTTTACAGAGAGTGTTTTATAATAATATCCGCTGTCCGGCTGATAGTCCATCCGATAAGGCATATCTCTTCGCCAATCCGTAAATTGTCCCTCTACATACACAGCCCCTGAAGTATAAGCCTCATCCGCCTTTAACCTGAATAAGACTTGGATATAATCTCCTTCTAATTTCGCATCCCTGCTTTCATAAATTTTATTCAGGAATTTACCATTGATGTCATCATTTGAACTGTAACGTTGACTGGCTAAAGAAATGTCTTTCTTGAGTACAGCAGTAAGACCACGTCCAATGCTGTCATCCGTATACTTTTCAATAAACTGCGTTAGAAATCGTGTGGTTCTGATATCAAAATTTCTGAATTCACTTCCTCCTTCAAATACATTTCCTTCTTCATAATTGTATTCGAGTAGTTCGTTGGTGGCGAAATTGGGTTTGAGATTGCTTATCCTGCTATTTGGATTTCCATTTTGAAGGAGAACCAGTTTAATGTCGGAGTAGGGGCTGGTCACCGCTAACCCTCTAAGGGAAACTTTTAAATCTGCTTCCTGGTGCGAGTTTCTTTGTTCAATTATGGTGGCTCTATGTATATTGGGTTGAATCTCTACGCGCTGTTCAACAACATAAAATCTTTTTGAAATAATTATAGAGTCCGGATCAGTAGAGTCGTAAACGATGAGCAAAAAATTACCGGATATTGTCGGTTTCATTTGTGCATTGGGAAAATCGAGCTGATAGTGCCAGTAATCGGTTAGCGTATTTAAAGAGTGCTTATAGTCCGCAATATGATCTGTATAAAAGCCTTCGAGATAATCATTTTCGCTCAATAGGGAAGGCCGCCAATCCGGATCACAATGTTGAATCCTGTAACTGTAATCTATAATGTCATTACTGAGTAAATCAAAATGGAGTCGCAGCTGATCACTACTGCCCAACAGCAAGATGGGGTCACTTAACTCCTGTCCGTTCCTTTCAAAAAATGCAGTGCGGATATCAGGGTGATAAATATAATCTTCATAACGGATACGTCGCGGATTAAAATAATCGGCATCATCCTGACAGATTCCCGGGAAGGGTATCAGCCCTAAAACCAGAAGAAAGAATTTTCTAATCATTCATCTCAATGAGTTTTAAATAATGTGCTTCCCACTCATTTTCCGCATGCTTTAATGCTCTGCTGCATTTCTCATATTCCTCTTGAAACTTCTTGTACAATTGTCCATTTTGATAGACTTCAGGCTTGCTTAATTCCAGACTCAGTTTTTCGTGTTCCGTTCGAAATACCGCAACTTCGGCATCCCATTTTTTTACCAGTTGCTCAAGTTTTGTTTTTTCTTTCTTTTTGTCTTTGTCAGCCGTATTGTTTTTCGTTTCTTTTTTTGCAACTACCGGAGCAGCTACCACTTTCACCGGCTGCGATTTTTGTTGTTTCTGTTCCTTCTGCCATGTTTCAAATTCGTTATATGTTCCCGGATATTCTTTTAACTCTTTGTTTTCAATGTACCAGATTTTGTTGGCGATCCGGGATAGAAAATACCGGTCATGAGATACAACAATGTAGGTGCCTTCATATTTGTTTAGTACTTCAACAAGTACATTTACACTTTGAATGTCTAAGTGGTTGGTCGGTTCATCCAGGAGGAGAAAGTTTGCTCTGGCCAGAATGGTTTTTGCCAATGCAACACGCGCCCTTTCACCACCGGAGAGGACTTTTATTTTCTTGAAAACATCATCTCCTTTCAGCAAGAAGGCCCCAAGTAATGAACGCAGATAGGTGTCGGTTTCGTCGGGTGCCGTTGATCGCAACTCGTCGAGGGCATCATTTTCCTTGTTCAGACTTTCTAACTGATGCTGTGCGTAGAAAGCCGGAATGACGTTATGCGTGGGTTCCGCTTTCCCTTCAAAAATTTCCGTGCCATCAATCATTCTCAGTAAAGTAGATTTCCCTTTTCCATTAGCTCCAATAAAGGCAATTTTATCTCCTCTCGATATTTCAGCTTCGGTATTTTTCATTAACTCCACTTCACCATAAGCCTTTCGATCAATATGCAATTTACTGATGATGCGTCCCGGTTGCCGGTCTACGGCAAATTTTATTTTTATGGCAGCGGAAGGACCTTCAACAGCATCCACACGATCTAACTTTTCAAGAGCTTTCACACGGGATTGTACTG from Bacteroidota bacterium harbors:
- a CDS encoding ABC-F family ATP-binding cassette domain-containing protein, producing the protein MFVLQQISFEFGSRTLFSELNWHIRPQEKIGLIGANGTGKSTLLRIISGEYSPGSGNISKRNDLVLGFLNQDLLSYLSDKSILDVAMEAFEKANNLHEEIEIILHKLETDHSDQILDKLHRLQSEYEALDGYQLQSKAESILEGLGFNTADLSRPLKEFSGGWRMRVMLAKTLLQNPHLLLLDEPTNHLDLPSIQWLESYLHDYEGAVVIVSHDRYFLDKIVTKIGELENEKLTLYTGNYSDYLIEKEERQVLQQNAFKNQEKYIKEQERFIERFRAKASKASAVQSRVKALEKLDRVDAVEGPSAAIKIKFAVDRQPGRIISKLHIDRKAYGEVELMKNTEAEISRGDKIAFIGANGKGKSTLLRMIDGTEIFEGKAEPTHNVIPAFYAQHQLESLNKENDALDELRSTAPDETDTYLRSLLGAFLLKGDDVFKKIKVLSGGERARVALAKTILARANFLLLDEPTNHLDIQSVNVLVEVLNKYEGTYIVVSHDRYFLSRIANKIWYIENKELKEYPGTYNEFETWQKEQKQQKSQPVKVVAAPVVAKKETKNNTADKDKKKEKTKLEQLVKKWDAEVAVFRTEHEKLSLELSKPEVYQNGQLYKKFQEEYEKCSRALKHAENEWEAHYLKLIEMND
- the apaG gene encoding Co2+/Mg2+ efflux protein ApaG produces the protein MFTEVTAGIRVSVETFYQPTHSNPAQSHYVFAYRITIKNDSEQAIRLKRRHWYIVDSDNTRREVEGEGVVGEQPYIAPGETYRYVSGCNLNTELGKMFGTYLMERQYDKKLFFVKIPEFKMVVPSKLN
- a CDS encoding DUF5103 domain-containing protein — protein: MIRKFFLLVLGLIPFPGICQDDADYFNPRRIRYEDYIYHPDIRTAFFERNGQELSDPILLLGSSDQLRLHFDLLSNDIIDYSYRIQHCDPDWRPSLLSENDYLEGFYTDHIADYKHSLNTLTDYWHYQLDFPNAQMKPTISGNFLLIVYDSTDPDSIIISKRFYVVEQRVEIQPNIHRATIIEQRNSHQEADLKVSLRGLAVTSPYSDIKLVLLQNGNPNSRISNLKPNFATNELLEYNYEEGNVFEGGSEFRNFDIRTTRFLTQFIEKYTDDSIGRGLTAVLKKDISLASQRYSSNDDINGKFLNKIYESRDAKLEGDYIQVLFRLKADEAYTSGAVYVEGQFTDWRRDMPYRMDYQPDSGYYYKTLSVKQGYYNYRYSIEGKNKDNSVLETEGSHYETRNEYDIFVYWNETGVRYSRLIGYLKAFSGGF
- a CDS encoding RNA methyltransferase codes for the protein MISKAVIKHLRSLQLKKRRDELGLFPVEGPKLVMELLRNKSWKVNELYATDEWEAPFELSAIEVVRVSDTELNQISGQQQPNKVLAVAEMKLVNEEHSIPSSGFYLLLDQIRDPGNLGTIIRIADWFGVDGVFCSFDTVDCYNPKVVQSSMGSLFRVVPVYISLEKLLADNAQSAKLAVYSSHLQGDNLFSADLKKDAFVVMGNESRGVEPALNPFITKSILIPSKSGLNEKAESLNVAVATGIVCSEWLRRFSS